The following coding sequences lie in one Opisthocomus hoazin isolate bOpiHoa1 chromosome 7, bOpiHoa1.hap1, whole genome shotgun sequence genomic window:
- the DACT1 gene encoding dapper homolog 1, with translation MKPSPAAAAAAAGPGQPGVPREKGEAEAERQRTRERLEAALAGLGELEYLRQRQELLVKSLLLRRPAGSAPGAAGGRGETPPPRSLEEKFLEENILLLRRQLNCLRRRDAGLLNQLQELDKQISDLRLDVEKTTDEHLETDSRPSSGFYELSDGASGSLSNSSNSVFSECLSSCHSSTCFCSPLEATLNISDGRPKSADLIGWMDYNKEGQHEDQTAGSVCRSLSTPHSNSLDVVADVHPKYQCDLVSKNGNDVYRYPSPLHAVAVQSPMFLLPVTENPQREEERLGCDISNVCPGSETDSGKSTNALLPQSSWSAPCPSTSKRIDGYILSLVQKKTHAVRTNKPRTSLNADPTKGILRHGSLCVRQPAGVVAHGNVVNLKSSKPACLPSGGTTALDHAAPSPIKQRPREPAGEQLESRKAPLPVAFPPGMAGELQSKHLQRSVKPAPPELNRNAVAVAGDVPKESGQLFAASPKESPGKPVVLQPENRVSQPPKKVLLKNSLQAARSSSPAVEERPALDFKSEGSSSQSLDDGLLVNAQYIPAQQQSVKLHKGTRNVKILKSSALKHRPHLANGLENSSQTSREKPKPVGKKCRFPDELDTNKKLKKPSSRGKRGSGLQPESGLQGRQGALHKSAVRSHGHGREAVVAKPKHKRADYRRWKSSAEISYEEALRRARRNRREGVGVYSQVPLPYVSPYAYVASDSEYSAECESLFHSTVVDTSEDEQSNYTTNCFGDSESSLSEVEFVGESTTTSDSDESGGLIWSQFVQTLPIQAVTAPELHENAAKAFVKIKASHNLKKKILRFRSGSLKLMTTV, from the exons atgaaGCCGAGCCCCGCTGcggccgccgcggcggcggggccggggcagccgggggTTCCGCGGGAGAAGGGCGAAGCGGAGGCGGAGCGGCAGCGCACCCGGGAGCGGCTGGAGGCCGCGCTGGCCGGGCTGGGCGAGCTGGAGTAcctgaggcagcggcaggagctgctggtgaagAGCCTCCTGCTGCGGCGGccggcgggctccgcgccgggggctgcgggcgggcgcggggagaCGCCGCCGCCGCGGAGCCTGGAGGAGAAGTTCCTGGAGGAGAACATCCTCCTGCTCCGGAGGCAGCTG AATTGCTTGAGGAGGAGGGACGCTGGCCTACTAAATCAGTTACAAGAGCTAGATAAGCAAATAAGCGATCTCCGCCTGGACGTGGAAAAAACGACAGATGAACACCTTGAGACAGACAGTCGTCCAAGTTCAG GGTTTTATGAGCTGAGTGATGGAGCTTCTGGATCGCTCTCCAATTCGTCTAACTCTGTCTTCAGTGAGTGTTTATCCAGTTGCCATTCTAGCACTTGCTTTTGCAGCCCTTTGGAGGCAACACTGAATATCTCAGATGGACGCCCTAAATCTGCAG ATCTCATAGGCTGGATGGACTATAATAAGGAAGGCCAGCATGAGGACCAGACCGCAGGCTCTGTCTGTCGCTCTTTGTCCACACCGCACTCAAATTCCCTCGATGTCGTTGCAGATGTACATCCAAAGTACCAGTGCGATCTGGTGTCTAAAAACGGGAATGATGTCTACCGGTACCCCAGCCCACTCCATGCGGTAGCTGTGCAGAGTCCCATGTTTCTTCTCCCCGTGACTGAAAACCCCCAGCGAGAAGAGGAGAGACTCGGTTGCGATATTAGCAACGTTTGCCCCGGATCTGAAACGGACTCGGGAAAATCCACCAACGCCCTTCTCCCGCAAAGCTCCTGGTCGGCGCCGTGCCCTTCCACCAGCAAGAGGATAGACGGTTACATCTTAAGCCTGGTTCAGAAAAAGACTCACGCGGTAAGGACTAACAAACCCAGGACAAGTCTCAACGCTGATCCCACCAAAGGGATCTTGAGGCATGGAAGCCTGTGCGTCAGGCAGCCTGCTGGGGTGGTGGCTCATGGTAACGTCGTGAACCTGAAGAGCTCCAAGCCAGCGTGCTTGCCTTCTGGTGGGACCACCGCTCTGGACCACGCGGCACCCTCCCCGATAAAGCAGAGGCCGAGGGAGCCGGCTGGCGAGCAGCTGGAGAGTAGGAAGGCGCCTTTGCCGGTGGCTTTCCCGCCAGGCATGGCCGGCGAGCTTCAGAGCAAGCACCTGCAGCGGAGTGTCAAACCAGCACCTCCGGAGCTCAACCGCAACGCAGTGGCCGTGGCGGGGGACGTCCCCAAGGAGAGCGGCCAGCTCTTCGCCGCATCTCCCAAAGAGAGCCCGGGGAAGCCCGTGGTGCTGCAGCCGGAGAACAGGGTCAGCCAGCCTCCCAAAAAAGTCCTGCTGAAGAACAGCTTGCAGGCGGCTCGCTCCTCGTCGCCTGCCGTCGAGGAGAGGCCCGCGCTGGATTTCAAAAGCGAGGGCTCTTCCTCCCAGAGCCTGGATGATGGGTTGCTGGTGAACGCCCAGTACATACCGGCCCAGCAGCAAAGCGTGAAGCTTCACAAAGGCACCCGAAACGTCAAGATTTTGAAAAGCTCTGCGCTGAAACACAGGCCCCACCTTGCCAACGGGCTGGAAAACAGTTCGCAGACCTCACGGGAGAAACCCAAGCCGGTCGGCAAGAAGTGCCGCTTTCCCGATGAGTTGGATACaaataagaaactgaaaaaaccctCCTCGCGCGGGAAGAGAGGCAGCGGCTTGCAGCCAGAGTCGGGGCTCCAGGGCCGGCAGGGTGCCCTGCACAAGTCCGCCGTCCGATCACACGGGCACGGCCGAGAGGCGGTGGTGGCCAAGCCGAAACACAAGCGGGCCGACTACCGCCGATGGAAGTCGTCGGCGGAGATCTCCTACGAGGAGGCCCTGCGGAGGGCGAGGAGGAACCGGCGGGAAGGTGTGGGGGTCTACTCGCAAGTCCCCCTGCCCTACGTCAGCCCGTACGCCTACGTTGCCAGCGACTCGGAGTACTCGGCGGAGTGCGAGTCCTTGTTCCACTCAACCGTGGTGGACACGAGCGAGGACGAGCAGAGCAACTACACAACAAACTGCTTTGGAGACAGCGAGTCGAGCCTGAGCGAGGTGGAGTTCGTGGGGGAGAGCACAACCACCAGCGACTCTGATGAGAGTGGGGGCCTTATTTGGTCTCAGTTTGTCCAGACGCTCCCCATCCAAGCGGTCACGGCGCCGGAGCTGCATGAAAATGCGGCGAAGGCCTTTGTCAAAATCAAAGCCTCCCATAACCTCAAGAAGAAAATCCTTCGCTTTCGGTCGGGTTCGCTGAAGCTCATGACAACCGTCTAG